One window of Roseisolibacter agri genomic DNA carries:
- a CDS encoding lytic transglycosylase domain-containing protein, with protein sequence MAKSLLGQLALAGASIAAIVVATQVVQPVYVGRTTVAQRVAEQAWTPTTWRDSAAVRAPWTVADAEAALNSAQFEADRRAFADDLLRTGRIDAARADSIATFAVREAYRKKVPPALVFGVMLAENTTFKSRARSNVGAVGLMQIYPKVWVPTLGKLFGRDLRDDETNLRYGVHILSHYVYRAGTRDADPQGAVRTGLLRYNGCVRGTNTKGCHSYPDKVMANVERYATSQCGAADFATCVGQPLRMTLAMRTTPATPTAAD encoded by the coding sequence ATGGCGAAGTCCCTGCTCGGTCAGCTCGCGCTCGCGGGTGCGTCCATCGCGGCCATCGTCGTGGCCACGCAGGTGGTGCAGCCCGTGTACGTCGGCCGCACGACGGTCGCGCAGCGCGTAGCCGAGCAGGCGTGGACGCCGACGACGTGGCGCGATTCGGCCGCCGTGCGCGCGCCGTGGACGGTGGCGGATGCCGAGGCCGCGCTCAACAGCGCGCAGTTCGAGGCCGACCGGCGCGCGTTCGCGGACGACCTGCTGCGCACGGGGCGCATCGACGCGGCGCGCGCGGACTCGATCGCGACGTTCGCGGTGCGCGAGGCGTACCGCAAGAAGGTCCCGCCCGCGCTGGTGTTCGGCGTGATGCTGGCGGAGAACACGACGTTCAAGTCGCGCGCGCGCTCGAACGTCGGCGCGGTGGGGCTGATGCAGATCTACCCGAAGGTGTGGGTGCCGACGCTGGGCAAGCTGTTCGGCCGCGACCTGCGCGACGACGAGACGAATCTGCGCTACGGCGTGCACATCCTGAGTCACTACGTGTACCGCGCGGGCACGCGCGACGCGGATCCGCAGGGCGCGGTGCGCACGGGGCTCCTGCGCTACAACGGGTGCGTGCGCGGCACGAACACGAAGGGGTGCCACTCGTATCCGGACAAGGTGATGGCGAACGTCGAGCGCTACGCGACGTCGCAGTGCGGGGCGGCGGACTTCGCGACGTGCGTCGGCCAGCCCCTGCGGATGACGCTCGCGATGCGCACGACGCCCGCGACGCCGACGGCCGCGGACTGA
- a CDS encoding O-antigen ligase family protein, which produces MPAPSSRAQRLALRSLQLGALLVAIAALRYKLFDLDRFFVPKELALHATAALVAAARLAWPAVRRRTPDGWHAEGGHARLTLVDAALGLYLLLSVVSALFAQNPWLGARATALSLSGAALFWGARALARAGHGRTVLAAVGVAITVGAATSLLQAYGVESAYFSLNRAPGGTFGNRNFVAHLAAIGTPLLVGLSLRARSRRHAALAALATGALATVLVLSRSRGAWLAAAASAVPLLVGVWRARQLPGVRPKLGRVLLIALALAGGATAALKIPNTLEWKSDSPYLDSVKGVVDYRGGSGRGRLKQYANSARMALDDPLLGVGPGNWATRYPRFAPAGDPSLTPDGTTANPWPSSDWVAILSERGLPAFLAFAAAIAGLAWWAHRAAWRAADADRALTGGVFGAMLAATVVVGAFDAVLLLAAPAFFAWTALGALAIESGAVDDAARPVPWPAFARRGAWALLGLVGLLAFGRAAGQAGAMALFSTGRTTAIGRAGELDPGSYRIRLRQAELAARRGRCPEVRRHAGAAADLLPAAPAPRRLLAACGGRRRAAAD; this is translated from the coding sequence GTGCCCGCCCCCTCGTCGCGCGCCCAGCGTCTGGCGCTGCGCAGCCTCCAGCTCGGCGCCCTGCTCGTGGCGATCGCCGCGCTGCGCTACAAGCTGTTCGACCTCGACCGCTTCTTCGTCCCGAAGGAGCTCGCGCTGCACGCCACCGCCGCGCTCGTCGCCGCCGCGCGCCTGGCGTGGCCCGCCGTCCGCCGCCGCACACCCGACGGCTGGCACGCCGAAGGAGGCCACGCGCGCCTCACCCTCGTGGACGCCGCACTCGGCCTTTACCTGCTGCTGAGCGTCGTCAGCGCGCTGTTCGCGCAGAACCCGTGGCTCGGCGCGCGCGCCACGGCGCTCTCGCTCTCAGGTGCCGCACTCTTCTGGGGCGCGCGCGCGCTCGCCCGCGCGGGGCACGGACGCACGGTGCTGGCGGCGGTCGGCGTCGCGATCACGGTCGGGGCGGCGACGTCGCTGCTGCAGGCCTACGGTGTCGAGAGCGCGTACTTCAGCCTCAACCGCGCGCCGGGCGGCACCTTCGGCAACCGCAACTTCGTCGCGCACCTGGCCGCGATCGGCACGCCGCTGCTGGTCGGCCTCTCGCTCCGCGCGCGGTCACGTCGCCACGCCGCACTCGCCGCACTGGCCACGGGCGCGCTGGCGACCGTGCTCGTCCTCTCGCGCAGCCGCGGCGCCTGGCTCGCGGCGGCGGCCAGCGCGGTCCCGCTGCTCGTCGGCGTCTGGCGCGCCCGCCAGCTCCCGGGCGTCCGCCCGAAGCTCGGGCGCGTGCTCCTGATCGCCCTCGCCCTCGCCGGCGGCGCGACCGCGGCGCTGAAGATCCCGAACACCCTCGAGTGGAAGAGCGACTCGCCCTACCTCGACTCGGTGAAGGGCGTCGTCGACTACCGCGGCGGCAGCGGGCGCGGCCGGCTCAAGCAGTACGCGAACTCCGCCCGCATGGCGCTCGACGACCCGCTCCTGGGCGTCGGCCCGGGCAACTGGGCGACCCGCTACCCGCGCTTCGCGCCGGCCGGCGACCCGTCGCTCACCCCGGACGGCACCACCGCGAACCCCTGGCCCAGCAGCGACTGGGTCGCGATCCTCAGCGAGCGCGGCCTCCCGGCCTTCCTGGCCTTCGCCGCGGCGATCGCGGGGCTCGCCTGGTGGGCGCACCGCGCGGCCTGGCGTGCCGCCGACGCGGACCGCGCGCTCACGGGTGGCGTCTTCGGCGCGATGCTGGCGGCCACGGTCGTGGTCGGCGCGTTCGACGCGGTCCTCCTCCTCGCCGCCCCCGCCTTCTTCGCGTGGACCGCGCTCGGCGCCCTCGCCATCGAGAGCGGCGCCGTCGACGACGCGGCCCGCCCGGTCCCCTGGCCTGCCTTCGCCCGCCGCGGCGCCTGGGCCCTGCTCGGCCTGGTCGGCCTGCTGGCGTTCGGCCGCGCGGCCGGACAGGCGGGCGCGATGGCGCTCTTCAGCACGGGCCGCACGACCGCGATCGGCCGCGCCGGCGAGCTGGATCCCGGCAGCTACCGCATCCGCCTCCGGCAGGCGGAGCTGGCCGCCCGCCGCGGCCGGTGCCCGGAGGTCCGCCGCCACGCGGGCGCCGCCGCCGACCTGCTCCCCGCCGCGCCGGCGCCGCGTCGGCTGCTGGCGGCCTGCGGCGGACGCCGGCGCGCCGCTGCGGACTGA
- the rsgA gene encoding ribosome small subunit-dependent GTPase A, translated as MTATRTPDPQPGRTPSPHGSTSSAPTGRVVAQHRGRWLIADPSRPGEHDARPAILSGRLARDPSPDAHPVVGDQVALDPDAADGLARITGVLPRRSLLRRGATDGTSRQQALAANVDVAFVVVPADRAVNPRRIEREVTLVWESGALPVVLLTKMDLCADPDAAVAAASGAAAGVEVVPISVHDRHGLHVLDHWLVPGATVVLLGASGAGKSTLTNHLLGREHLRTNGLRWDGAGRHTTTHRELVALPGGAAIIDTPGLRALALWADGGDEEATALGQTFGDVATLALECRFADCGHRREPGCAVLAAVADGRLPADRLASWEALGRELAQLERRRDAVARAAGKAADRRGAKALRVRVAEKRGEG; from the coding sequence ATGACGGCGACGCGCACGCCCGACCCCCAGCCGGGTCGCACTCCTTCCCCGCATGGCTCAACCTCCAGCGCGCCGACCGGCCGCGTGGTCGCGCAGCACCGCGGCCGCTGGCTGATCGCCGATCCGTCCCGGCCAGGCGAGCACGACGCTCGCCCCGCCATCCTCTCGGGTCGGCTGGCGCGCGACCCGTCGCCCGACGCGCACCCGGTGGTCGGCGACCAGGTCGCGCTCGACCCCGACGCCGCCGACGGCCTGGCACGCATCACCGGCGTGCTCCCCCGTCGCAGCCTGCTCCGCCGCGGCGCCACGGACGGCACCAGCCGGCAGCAGGCGCTCGCCGCCAACGTCGACGTGGCGTTCGTCGTCGTGCCGGCCGACCGCGCGGTGAATCCGCGACGCATCGAGCGCGAGGTCACGCTCGTCTGGGAGAGCGGCGCCCTCCCGGTGGTCCTGCTGACGAAGATGGACCTGTGCGCCGACCCGGACGCGGCAGTCGCCGCGGCATCCGGAGCCGCCGCGGGGGTCGAGGTCGTCCCGATCTCCGTCCATGACCGGCATGGGCTCCACGTGTTGGATCACTGGCTCGTACCTGGCGCGACGGTGGTCCTGCTCGGTGCATCCGGGGCAGGCAAGTCCACGCTCACGAACCATCTGCTCGGACGCGAGCACCTGCGCACGAACGGGCTCCGCTGGGATGGGGCGGGGCGCCATACCACGACTCACCGCGAGCTCGTCGCGCTCCCTGGCGGCGCTGCGATCATCGACACGCCGGGTCTCCGGGCGCTGGCGCTGTGGGCGGATGGCGGAGACGAGGAGGCGACGGCACTGGGGCAGACATTCGGCGATGTCGCGACGCTGGCTCTGGAATGCCGGTTCGCCGACTGCGGGCATCGCCGCGAGCCGGGATGCGCGGTGCTGGCGGCGGTGGCCGACGGGCGGCTGCCGGCCGATCGGCTGGCGAGCTGGGAGGCGCTGGGGCGCGAGCTGGCGCAGCTGGAGCGGCGGCGGGACGCGGTCGCGCGGGCGGCCGGGAAGGCCGCGGACCGGCGTGGGGCGAAGGCCCTGCGGGTGCGGGTGGCGGAGAAGCGGGGAGAGGGGTGA
- a CDS encoding sigma-70 family RNA polymerase sigma factor, with translation MAEVALQRNTALMGAAVREQLRSLDDGDVVAAFLGGEERAFQELVTRYQSRLLNFIYRTIGDREKAEDLVQEVFIRVYRHIGRFDRSKKFSTWIYTIASNLAKNELRNRSRNPLVLFQTIKKNWQDDDRPLQFEDLNSRPDDLYRKRHLRELVEESVAKLPAHHREVFVLRELEGKSYEEIAEITSTNLGTVKSRLNRARASFAELIEPKLR, from the coding sequence ATGGCTGAGGTCGCACTGCAGCGGAATACGGCGCTCATGGGCGCGGCCGTCAGGGAGCAGCTCCGATCGCTCGACGACGGGGACGTCGTCGCGGCGTTCCTGGGCGGGGAGGAGCGGGCGTTCCAGGAGCTGGTGACGCGGTACCAGAGCCGGCTCCTCAACTTCATCTACCGCACGATCGGCGACCGGGAGAAGGCGGAGGACCTCGTCCAGGAGGTGTTCATCCGCGTGTACCGGCACATCGGTCGCTTCGACCGGTCGAAGAAGTTCTCGACCTGGATCTACACGATCGCGTCCAACCTGGCGAAGAACGAGCTGCGCAACCGCTCGCGCAATCCGCTCGTGCTCTTCCAGACGATCAAGAAGAACTGGCAGGACGACGACCGGCCGCTGCAGTTCGAGGACCTGAACTCGCGTCCGGACGACCTCTACCGCAAGCGGCACCTCCGCGAGCTGGTCGAGGAGAGCGTCGCGAAGCTGCCGGCGCACCACCGCGAGGTGTTCGTGCTGCGCGAGCTCGAGGGGAAGAGCTACGAGGAGATCGCGGAGATCACCTCGACCAACCTCGGGACCGTGAAGTCGCGCCTCAACCGCGCCCGCGCCTCCTTCGCGGAGCTGATCGAGCCGAAGCTGCGCTGA
- a CDS encoding NUDIX hydrolase — MSDDAKSPDGSAPAQEPGQIATRRVHTGRMVALDVDTVRFPDGSTGEMEIFRHPGACAVVPFLSDVRGEDPQVLLIKQYRYATGGWLYEIPAGKLDGDEDPEVCARRELQEETGCTAARVERLTTFFPTPGFCDERIHIYLAEGLTMGAHQREADEFLTVETMTLSGALAMIEAGEIRDGKSIVGLLFAAGFRAGR, encoded by the coding sequence ATGAGCGACGACGCGAAGTCCCCGGACGGCTCGGCGCCGGCGCAGGAGCCCGGGCAGATCGCCACGCGGCGCGTGCACACCGGGCGCATGGTCGCGCTGGACGTCGACACGGTGCGCTTTCCCGACGGCTCGACCGGCGAGATGGAGATCTTCCGCCATCCGGGCGCCTGCGCGGTCGTGCCCTTCCTCAGCGACGTGCGCGGCGAGGACCCGCAGGTGCTGCTGATCAAGCAGTATCGCTACGCGACCGGCGGCTGGCTGTACGAGATCCCCGCCGGGAAGCTCGACGGCGACGAGGACCCCGAGGTGTGCGCCCGCCGCGAGCTGCAGGAGGAAACCGGCTGCACCGCCGCGCGTGTCGAACGGCTGACGACCTTCTTCCCGACGCCCGGCTTCTGCGACGAGCGGATCCACATCTACCTGGCCGAAGGGCTGACGATGGGGGCCCACCAGCGCGAGGCTGACGAGTTCCTCACCGTCGAGACGATGACGCTCTCCGGCGCGCTCGCGATGATCGAGGCAGGCGAGATCCGGGACGGGAAGTCGATCGTCGGGCTGCTCTTCGCGGCCGGCTTCCGGGCCGGCCGGTGA
- a CDS encoding SET domain-containing protein, with protein sequence MPTRSASSLPFEIRKSDIQGRGAFATRRIRAGQRLIEYTGERITPEEGDRRYEEDGMGRHHTFLFTVDEDTCIDGKRGGNESRFINHACDPNCEAVIEDGRIFIYAKKAMAPGTELTYDYQYERTPEHTKEDEEFYRCLCGSPKCRGTILAPPKRKRAAAKKGAKKGAKKSSAKNGGTKTSRAKQVGAKKTGAKTGSAAKRGAKKAGAKKAGAKRARA encoded by the coding sequence GTGCCCACCCGCTCCGCGTCGTCGCTTCCGTTCGAGATCCGCAAGTCCGACATCCAGGGCCGCGGCGCCTTCGCCACGCGGCGCATCCGCGCCGGCCAGCGCCTGATCGAGTACACGGGCGAGCGCATCACCCCCGAGGAGGGCGACCGCCGCTACGAGGAGGACGGGATGGGGCGCCACCACACCTTCCTCTTCACCGTCGACGAGGACACGTGCATCGACGGGAAGCGCGGCGGCAACGAGTCGCGCTTCATCAACCACGCGTGCGACCCGAACTGCGAGGCGGTGATCGAGGACGGCCGGATCTTCATCTACGCCAAGAAGGCGATGGCGCCGGGGACCGAGCTGACCTACGACTACCAGTACGAGCGCACGCCCGAGCACACGAAGGAGGACGAGGAGTTCTACCGCTGCCTCTGCGGCTCCCCGAAGTGCCGCGGGACCATCCTCGCCCCGCCCAAGCGCAAGCGCGCCGCGGCGAAGAAGGGCGCGAAGAAGGGCGCGAAGAAGTCGTCGGCGAAGAACGGCGGCACGAAGACGTCGCGCGCGAAGCAGGTGGGCGCGAAGAAGACGGGTGCGAAGACGGGCAGCGCCGCCAAGCGCGGCGCGAAGAAGGCGGGGGCGAAGAAGGCCGGCGCCAAGCGCGCGCGCGCCTGA
- a CDS encoding M16 family metallopeptidase: MTNPTLAARRSPLDAPPRPEPAAPRPYHFPRFERRTLDNGMRLLVAPVHKLPVVSVVAVVDAGATCDPQGREGLAQLAAHALTEGTTSLDAVALAQRVERLGASLDAGADWDGALVSLTTLTRHVDEAFALFADVLTRPVFPEREIERLKAERIAELMHLATEPRGLADEAFARAVYAPDSRYAHPEGGSRTSVPALTRDDVAAFHAARYRPSATTLVVAGDITLDAAEALARRTLGDWTGEAAPRAAADDRAAATERRTHLVAKADAQQSELRVGHVGVPRSHPDYFPLVVMNAILGGLFNSRVNLNLRERHGYTYGAHSGFDWRVQAGPFVVASAVQSESTAAAAREVLSEIDRIRTEPVAPEELSLATSYLDGVFPIRYETTAAIAGALANLTLYGLPDDYFDAYRGRIRAVTAADVQRVAAEHLHPDRLQLLVAGDPEALRAPLEALEFGPLLLTEPEEG, translated from the coding sequence ATGACGAACCCCACGCTCGCCGCTCGCCGCTCGCCGCTCGACGCTCCGCCGCGCCCGGAGCCGGCCGCTCCACGACCGTATCACTTCCCCCGCTTCGAGCGCCGCACGCTCGACAACGGGATGCGCCTGCTCGTCGCGCCCGTCCACAAGCTGCCCGTCGTCTCCGTCGTCGCGGTGGTGGACGCGGGCGCGACGTGCGACCCGCAAGGCCGTGAGGGGCTCGCGCAGCTCGCGGCGCACGCGCTCACCGAGGGCACCACGTCGCTCGACGCCGTCGCGCTCGCGCAGCGCGTCGAGCGTCTGGGCGCGTCGCTCGACGCGGGCGCGGACTGGGATGGCGCGCTCGTCTCGCTGACGACGCTCACGCGCCACGTCGACGAGGCGTTCGCGCTCTTCGCCGACGTGCTCACGCGCCCCGTCTTCCCCGAGCGCGAGATCGAGCGCCTGAAGGCGGAGCGCATCGCGGAGCTGATGCACCTCGCCACCGAGCCGCGCGGCCTCGCCGACGAGGCGTTCGCGCGCGCGGTGTACGCGCCCGACTCGCGCTACGCGCACCCCGAGGGCGGCAGCCGCACGAGCGTGCCGGCGCTCACGCGTGACGACGTCGCGGCGTTCCACGCCGCGCGCTACCGCCCGTCGGCGACGACGCTGGTGGTGGCCGGCGACATCACCCTCGACGCCGCCGAAGCGCTCGCCCGGCGCACGCTCGGCGACTGGACGGGTGAGGCGGCGCCGCGCGCGGCGGCGGACGACCGCGCCGCGGCGACGGAGCGGCGCACGCACCTCGTCGCGAAGGCCGACGCGCAGCAGAGCGAGCTGCGCGTGGGGCACGTCGGCGTGCCGCGCTCGCACCCCGACTACTTCCCGCTCGTCGTGATGAACGCGATCCTGGGCGGGCTGTTCAACTCGCGCGTGAACCTCAACCTGCGCGAGCGGCACGGCTACACGTACGGCGCGCACTCGGGCTTCGACTGGCGCGTGCAGGCGGGCCCGTTCGTCGTCGCGAGCGCGGTGCAGAGCGAGTCCACCGCCGCGGCCGCGCGCGAGGTGCTCTCGGAGATCGACCGCATCCGCACGGAGCCGGTCGCGCCGGAGGAGTTGTCGCTCGCGACGAGCTACCTCGACGGCGTCTTCCCGATCCGCTACGAGACGACGGCGGCGATCGCGGGCGCGCTCGCGAACCTCACGCTCTACGGGCTGCCCGACGACTACTTCGACGCCTACCGCGGCCGCATCCGCGCGGTGACCGCGGCCGACGTCCAGCGCGTGGCGGCCGAGCATCTCCATCCGGACCGGCTGCAGCTGCTGGTGGCGGGCGATCCGGAGGCGCTGCGCGCGCCGCTCGAGGCGCTGGAGTTCGGGCCGCTGCTCCTCACGGAGCCCGAGGAGGGCTGA
- a CDS encoding M16 family metallopeptidase codes for MRIPIETYTLANGLRVVLSEDRTAPIVAVNLWYHVGSANERAGRTGFAHLFEHMLFQGSANVGANEHFELVQRAGGTLNGSTWLDRTNYYETVPSNQLAIALWLEADRMARLLPAMTQQKLDTQRDVVKNERRWSVDNQPYGTWWEKLPALCFPPEHPFHHSLIGSFEDLDAASLEDVAGFFATYYVPDNAVLTVAGDFEPAEAKRLIDELFAPIPRGGPRPPLPPMTLPPTFGGERREIVPDDVVLSRIFLAFRIPPFGTDGHYAASVAAAILGLRQGSRLYRALVRERQVASEVSAFTYDLAKGSDLLVLDAVARPETELAALEAALVAEVDRLVADGPTADEMARAMALVESGFVLGLQSAGDRADQLSRFTTYFGAPELVNVQVERYRAVTAEAVHAFARERMGEDNRAFLIYVPKEGSDERRAASVESAVANVGAEG; via the coding sequence ATGCGCATCCCCATCGAGACGTACACGCTCGCCAACGGGCTCCGGGTCGTGCTCTCCGAAGACCGCACCGCGCCCATCGTCGCCGTGAACCTGTGGTACCACGTCGGCTCCGCCAACGAGCGGGCCGGCCGCACCGGCTTCGCCCACCTGTTCGAGCACATGCTCTTCCAGGGCTCGGCCAACGTCGGCGCCAACGAGCACTTCGAGCTCGTGCAGCGCGCGGGCGGGACGCTCAACGGCTCCACCTGGCTCGACCGCACCAACTACTACGAGACCGTCCCCAGCAACCAGCTGGCGATCGCGCTCTGGCTCGAGGCCGACCGCATGGCGCGGCTGCTCCCCGCGATGACGCAGCAGAAGCTCGACACGCAGCGCGACGTCGTGAAGAACGAGCGCCGCTGGTCCGTCGACAACCAGCCCTACGGCACCTGGTGGGAGAAGCTGCCCGCGCTCTGCTTCCCACCCGAGCACCCGTTCCACCACTCGCTCATCGGCAGCTTCGAGGATCTCGACGCCGCGTCGCTCGAGGACGTCGCCGGCTTCTTCGCGACCTACTACGTCCCCGACAACGCCGTCCTCACCGTCGCCGGCGACTTCGAGCCCGCGGAGGCGAAGCGCCTCATCGACGAGCTGTTCGCGCCCATCCCGCGCGGCGGCCCGCGCCCGCCGCTGCCGCCCATGACGCTGCCGCCGACCTTCGGCGGCGAGCGCCGCGAGATCGTGCCCGACGACGTCGTGCTGTCACGCATCTTCCTCGCCTTCCGCATCCCGCCCTTCGGCACCGACGGCCACTACGCGGCCAGCGTCGCCGCCGCGATCCTCGGGCTGCGCCAGGGGAGCCGCCTGTACCGCGCGCTCGTGCGCGAGCGGCAGGTGGCGAGCGAGGTGAGCGCGTTCACCTACGACCTCGCGAAGGGGAGCGACCTGCTCGTGCTCGACGCGGTCGCGCGCCCCGAGACCGAGCTCGCCGCGCTCGAGGCGGCGCTGGTGGCGGAGGTGGACCGCCTCGTCGCCGACGGCCCGACGGCGGACGAGATGGCGCGCGCCATGGCGCTCGTCGAGAGCGGCTTCGTCCTCGGCCTCCAGTCCGCCGGGGACCGCGCCGACCAGCTGTCGCGCTTCACGACCTACTTCGGCGCGCCCGAGCTGGTGAACGTGCAGGTCGAGCGCTACCGCGCCGTCACCGCGGAGGCGGTGCACGCCTTCGCGCGCGAGCGGATGGGGGAGGACAATCGGGCGTTCCTGATCTACGTGCCGAAGGAAGGAAGCGACGAGCGGCGAGCGGCGAGCGTCGAGAGCGCTGTGGCGAATGTCGGGGCGGAGGGCTGA
- the ytxJ gene encoding bacillithiol system redox-active protein YtxJ, whose translation MHPLTTSTDFEALLDAPVALVYKHSTRCPIAGIALEEVELLSSLRPELPIHVVDVIRDRSLSRQVAERVGITHHSPQAILLVQGHPVWAASHFEVRAETIVRRLDAVAAPVPERKAG comes from the coding sequence ATGCATCCGCTCACGACATCCACCGACTTCGAGGCGCTGCTGGACGCGCCGGTGGCGCTCGTCTACAAGCACAGCACGCGCTGCCCGATCGCGGGGATCGCGCTGGAGGAGGTCGAGCTGCTGTCGTCGCTGCGCCCGGAGCTGCCGATCCACGTGGTGGACGTGATCCGCGACCGGTCCCTGTCGCGGCAGGTGGCCGAGCGGGTGGGGATCACGCATCACTCACCGCAGGCGATCCTGCTGGTGCAGGGGCACCCCGTGTGGGCGGCGTCGCACTTCGAGGTGCGGGCGGAGACGATCGTGCGGCGGCTGGACGCGGTGGCGGCGCCGGTGCCGGAGCGGAAGGCGGGATAG
- a CDS encoding GNAT family N-acetyltransferase — MLRLRPLTWPQDRDALARLDVSFATAVVDAVERRGPLELALVERRVDPPLTKRYAVDWDAVAAAPHVTVAERDGMVVGVAAVTWQAWNRRAELSHLYVDAAARGRGVGAGLLRAAEAAARSMGARRLWVETQQVNAPAIRFYLREGFTCCGWDAALYEDEREVAVFFVAPTT, encoded by the coding sequence ATGCTCCGCCTCCGCCCCCTGACCTGGCCGCAGGACCGCGACGCGCTGGCCCGACTGGACGTGTCTTTCGCCACAGCCGTCGTCGACGCCGTGGAGCGGCGCGGCCCGCTGGAGCTCGCGCTGGTCGAGCGCCGGGTCGATCCGCCGCTGACGAAGCGCTACGCGGTGGACTGGGATGCGGTCGCCGCCGCGCCGCACGTCACGGTGGCCGAGCGTGACGGGATGGTGGTCGGGGTGGCGGCGGTGACGTGGCAGGCGTGGAACCGGCGCGCCGAGCTGTCGCACCTGTACGTGGACGCGGCGGCGCGCGGGCGCGGCGTGGGGGCTGGCCTGCTGCGTGCGGCCGAGGCGGCGGCGCGGTCGATGGGCGCGCGCCGCCTGTGGGTGGAGACGCAGCAGGTGAACGCGCCGGCGATCCGCTTCTACCTGCGGGAGGGGTTCACGTGCTGCGGGTGGGACGCGGCGCTGTACGAGGACGAGCGGGAGGTCGCGGTGTTCTTCGTGGCGCCGACGACGTGA
- a CDS encoding YdcF family protein, which translates to MSGTRRRRPGLHRRRGGVLLRVLLAALLLIVGTWAGALVAVFAVANRDGARPAAAIIVLGAAQYDGRPSPVLRARLDHAIALWHRGLAPHLIVTGGRREGDRTSEAATGRRYAVQHGVPDSAILMESEGRTTAESMRAAAALLAELERTAAAAPARSTPVRDTPSRDTSIAGARLESRGEVAPAAPPARTAILVSDPFHMLRLRMLARRYGIIAYTSPTRTSPISAHRSAALGYMLRESVKIPVVWFTETRADEGADR; encoded by the coding sequence ATGAGCGGGACCCGTCGGCGGCGCCCCGGCCTGCATCGCCGGCGCGGCGGCGTGCTGCTGCGCGTGCTCCTGGCCGCGCTGCTGCTGATCGTCGGCACGTGGGCCGGCGCGCTGGTCGCCGTCTTCGCGGTCGCCAACCGCGACGGCGCCCGCCCCGCCGCGGCCATCATCGTCCTCGGCGCCGCACAGTACGACGGCCGCCCGTCGCCGGTGCTGCGCGCGCGCCTCGACCACGCGATCGCGCTCTGGCACCGCGGGCTCGCGCCGCACCTCATCGTCACCGGCGGCCGCCGCGAGGGCGACCGCACCAGCGAGGCCGCGACCGGCCGCCGCTACGCGGTGCAGCACGGAGTGCCCGACAGCGCGATCCTCATGGAGAGCGAGGGGCGCACGACGGCCGAGTCGATGCGCGCGGCCGCGGCGCTGCTCGCGGAGCTGGAGCGCACGGCCGCCGCCGCGCCCGCGCGGAGCACGCCCGTGCGCGACACGCCGTCGCGCGACACCTCGATCGCCGGCGCGCGCCTCGAGTCGCGCGGCGAGGTCGCGCCGGCAGCGCCGCCCGCGCGCACCGCGATCCTCGTCAGCGATCCGTTCCACATGCTGCGCCTGCGCATGCTGGCGCGCCGCTACGGCATCATCGCGTACACGTCGCCCACGCGCACCAGCCCCATCTCCGCCCACCGCAGCGCCGCGCTGGGCTACATGCTGCGCGAGTCGGTGAAGATCCCGGTCGTGTGGTTCACGGAGACGCGCGCGGACGAGGGGGCGGATCGGTAG